The following proteins come from a genomic window of Streptomyces sp. NBC_01716:
- a CDS encoding succinylglutamate desuccinylase/aspartoacylase family protein, whose amino-acid sequence MSDTTATGTPAAQPGRTIETVPVTRVDSGHDLALTVHRLTGARPGPTLVAFGGVHGDEAMGPEEIRRFVSSVDPAELAGTIVAVPVANPYAYAAMSRFTPQDGLNLNRIFPGDRNGSVTEQLAAVLAEIMLQADYFVDFHSSGLYSTVEYSYIMDDGREMATSFGAGLLYHHEPYEGTSSAWAIKNGIASTVCELGGGGQLTDAFLDKAVRQGRNMLKGIGMLAGAPEAIVERQTVMTELVTLRPSKGGTMISHFTPDRLGEVIKGGTVLGEVVDPYTFETLEQLVAPYDSNILVLSREGYTRTAPGDYGFMVGNANTTTTVDELFGT is encoded by the coding sequence ATGAGCGACACCACAGCCACCGGGACCCCGGCCGCGCAGCCCGGCCGCACCATCGAGACCGTCCCCGTCACCCGCGTGGACAGCGGGCACGACCTCGCACTGACCGTCCACCGCCTGACCGGCGCCCGGCCAGGACCCACTTTGGTCGCCTTCGGCGGAGTCCACGGCGACGAGGCCATGGGCCCCGAGGAGATACGCAGGTTCGTCTCGTCGGTCGACCCCGCAGAGCTGGCGGGCACGATCGTCGCCGTACCGGTGGCGAACCCGTACGCGTACGCGGCGATGTCCCGCTTCACCCCGCAGGACGGCCTCAACCTCAACCGCATCTTCCCCGGCGACCGCAACGGCTCGGTCACCGAGCAACTGGCCGCCGTGCTCGCCGAGATCATGCTCCAGGCCGACTATTTCGTGGACTTCCACTCCAGCGGCCTGTACTCCACGGTCGAGTACTCGTACATCATGGACGACGGCCGGGAGATGGCCACGTCCTTCGGCGCCGGGCTCCTCTACCACCACGAGCCCTACGAGGGCACCTCCAGCGCGTGGGCCATCAAGAACGGCATCGCCTCGACCGTCTGCGAACTCGGCGGCGGCGGCCAACTGACCGACGCCTTCCTGGACAAGGCCGTACGCCAGGGCCGCAACATGCTCAAGGGCATTGGCATGCTGGCAGGCGCCCCGGAGGCCATCGTCGAGCGGCAGACGGTGATGACCGAACTCGTCACGCTGCGCCCGTCCAAGGGCGGCACGATGATCTCCCACTTCACCCCGGACCGGCTCGGTGAGGTGATCAAGGGCGGCACGGTGCTGGGCGAGGTCGTGGACCCGTACACGTTCGAGACGCTGGAACAGCTCGTCGCGCCCTACGACTCCAACATCCTGGTGCTCAGTCGCGAGGGCTACACCCGCACCGCACCGGGTGACTACGGCTTCATGGTCGGCAACGCCAACACCACGACCACCGTCGACGAGCTGTTCGGCACCTGA
- a CDS encoding ABC transporter substrate-binding protein, translating into MHSNTDSSNGDKAAAGATSPAGEGTSRTPVSRRSLLAGGGAVAAGLFLAACASNKQPGASASSGSGKKLTITMTPFAGADLGVMPREFAKEYQDKHPNVQIKIDDTLNLAKQTAAYQAGPHKPLNNLVFSNGGATATGKATGMYLKLDYSKIPNTAQLHPQFVERDHCGVVFGADQMGLVHNTKTYPKGFESWTDLWSPDQRGKLCFFTVPWWAIGMAANLNGGGWDNMDPGFELWIEHAKNIRTIVTANPQFLNVLSTSEAPLTSHYLGTSTAWRSQGAPLGYSRPTEGAFFDPVGVNINSGSSDDQLEVCYDIVNEMLQPKWNQRWVDTSIQIPASSTSKLTSKLKAIPAIAAGPDQKFVDVDWDTVGKNMAAWTARWNEEVVSKI; encoded by the coding sequence ATGCACAGCAACACGGACAGCTCGAATGGGGACAAGGCGGCGGCCGGAGCCACGTCGCCCGCAGGAGAAGGAACAAGCCGTACCCCGGTGTCGCGGCGCTCGCTGCTGGCCGGCGGCGGTGCGGTGGCGGCCGGGCTCTTCCTGGCTGCCTGCGCCTCGAACAAGCAGCCCGGCGCGTCCGCGAGTTCGGGCTCGGGCAAGAAGCTCACCATCACCATGACCCCCTTCGCGGGCGCCGATCTGGGCGTCATGCCGAGAGAGTTCGCCAAGGAGTACCAGGACAAGCACCCCAACGTACAGATCAAGATCGACGACACGCTCAATCTCGCCAAGCAGACCGCCGCCTACCAGGCCGGCCCGCACAAGCCGCTGAACAACCTGGTCTTCTCCAACGGCGGCGCGACGGCCACCGGCAAGGCCACCGGTATGTACCTCAAGCTGGACTACAGCAAGATCCCCAACACCGCCCAACTGCACCCGCAGTTCGTCGAACGCGACCACTGCGGTGTGGTGTTCGGAGCCGACCAGATGGGGCTGGTCCACAACACCAAGACGTATCCCAAGGGCTTCGAGTCCTGGACCGACCTGTGGTCGCCCGACCAGCGCGGAAAGCTCTGTTTCTTCACCGTCCCCTGGTGGGCCATCGGCATGGCCGCCAACCTCAACGGGGGCGGCTGGGACAACATGGATCCGGGCTTCGAGCTGTGGATCGAGCACGCCAAGAACATCCGCACGATCGTGACGGCCAACCCCCAGTTCCTCAACGTCCTGTCCACCAGCGAGGCCCCGCTGACCTCGCACTACCTGGGCACCTCGACCGCCTGGCGCAGCCAGGGCGCGCCGCTGGGCTACAGCCGTCCCACCGAGGGCGCCTTCTTCGACCCGGTCGGCGTGAACATCAACTCCGGCAGCTCCGACGACCAGCTCGAGGTCTGCTACGACATCGTCAACGAGATGCTCCAGCCCAAGTGGAACCAGCGCTGGGTGGACACCTCGATCCAGATTCCCGCCTCCAGCACATCGAAGCTGACCTCGAAGCTCAAGGCCATCCCGGCCATCGCCGCGGGCCCCGACCAGAAGTTCGTGGACGTCGACTGGGACACCGTCGGTAAGAACATGGCCGCCTGGACCGCGCGGTGGAACGAGGAAGTCGTCTCCAAGATCTGA
- a CDS encoding gamma-glutamyltransferase family protein — MTEGQWPVVDLALEQGRKTAAHGGTAMVSAMHPVVADAMLDVLRRGGNAMDAVLTAVPLQGVVEPQMTTLAGGMSVLHYDAARQTYDYIDGELDHTRDDPPVSATWDHYVTVDGALGASSGRRVAVPGAVAGMHLAMERHGSIPWADYFAPAVEVAAAGFPMYSFLYGEAFEAAAGRLSAHPSGRAEFLPDGHVPPVGERLVRPALAETMRRIAVDGPDHVYRGAWASRFVTAVRETGGTVTVRDLDDYAARATRPVRRAYRGHEIVGAPPPSSAGVLIALVLGILENFDLPAMGHYTRDAEALEVLRRAMAFAEFFTERFVKDPLSYDVPVDELLSPDFAASLAALIRGNARRDPVPASSGTVRPPGTPHTNNTDHVVAVDGAGNMASLTHSVYGTTFGTGLVVDGIPVNSGNSFPGTGNGEGRRVLSPFPPTMVARDGAPHLALGSPGLSARATAIVLANHLGYGLGLPESIDAPRFQGAQTDQPFTVEARVDPRVLDTLATRYGADVRLTTPYFWHFGSVHAVEVDADGHRHGYCDPRRPGRAAGW, encoded by the coding sequence ATGACGGAGGGCCAGTGGCCGGTCGTGGACCTGGCACTCGAACAAGGGCGGAAGACCGCGGCTCACGGCGGCACCGCCATGGTCTCGGCCATGCATCCCGTCGTCGCCGACGCGATGCTGGACGTCCTGCGGCGCGGCGGCAACGCCATGGACGCGGTGCTGACGGCCGTCCCCCTGCAAGGTGTGGTCGAACCGCAGATGACCACGCTGGCCGGTGGAATGTCGGTGCTCCACTACGACGCGGCGCGGCAGACCTACGACTACATCGACGGCGAACTCGACCACACTCGCGACGACCCGCCGGTGTCCGCCACCTGGGACCACTATGTGACGGTGGACGGCGCCCTGGGCGCCTCCTCCGGCCGACGGGTCGCGGTCCCCGGCGCCGTGGCGGGCATGCACCTGGCCATGGAGCGCCACGGCAGCATTCCCTGGGCCGACTACTTCGCACCGGCCGTCGAGGTCGCGGCGGCCGGTTTCCCCATGTACTCCTTCCTGTACGGCGAAGCCTTCGAAGCCGCCGCGGGCCGGTTGTCCGCCCACCCCTCGGGCCGCGCCGAATTCCTGCCGGACGGCCACGTACCGCCGGTCGGGGAGCGGCTGGTCCGCCCGGCGCTGGCCGAGACGATGCGGCGGATCGCCGTGGATGGCCCCGACCACGTCTACCGCGGTGCGTGGGCGTCCCGCTTCGTGACCGCCGTGCGGGAAACCGGCGGTACCGTGACCGTCCGCGACCTCGACGACTACGCGGCGCGCGCGACCCGGCCCGTGCGCCGCGCCTACCGGGGCCACGAGATCGTCGGCGCCCCGCCCCCGTCGTCCGCGGGCGTCCTCATCGCGCTCGTGCTCGGCATCCTGGAGAACTTCGACCTGCCCGCCATGGGCCACTACACGCGCGACGCCGAAGCCCTCGAAGTGCTGCGGCGTGCCATGGCCTTCGCTGAATTCTTCACCGAACGCTTCGTGAAGGACCCGCTGTCCTACGACGTACCGGTGGACGAACTTCTGTCACCCGACTTCGCGGCGTCGCTGGCCGCGCTGATCCGCGGCAACGCCAGGCGCGACCCGGTGCCGGCGAGCAGCGGTACCGTCCGGCCGCCCGGCACGCCGCACACCAACAACACCGACCACGTCGTGGCGGTGGACGGTGCGGGCAACATGGCGTCGCTGACCCACAGCGTCTACGGCACCACCTTCGGCACCGGTCTGGTGGTGGACGGCATCCCCGTCAACAGCGGCAACAGCTTCCCGGGCACCGGCAACGGCGAAGGGCGGCGCGTCCTGTCGCCGTTCCCGCCCACCATGGTCGCCCGCGACGGGGCACCGCACCTCGCCCTCGGGTCACCCGGCCTGTCCGCGCGCGCCACCGCGATCGTGCTGGCCAACCACCTCGGCTACGGCCTCGGCCTGCCCGAGTCGATCGACGCGCCGCGCTTCCAAGGCGCCCAGACCGACCAGCCGTTCACCGTCGAGGCCCGTGTCGATCCGCGGGTACTGGACACGCTCGCCACCCGCTACGGCGCCGACGTACGGCTGACGACCCCGTACTTCTGGCACTTCGGTTCCGTCCACGCGGTGGAAGTCGACGCGGACGGCCACCGCCACGGATACTGCGACCCGCGGCGCCCGGGACGGGCCGCGGGATGGTGA
- a CDS encoding IclR family transcriptional regulator: MAEDTEVPGPAPTENTKSPSYMGRILNLLEQSVVAEGAPLTLTELAAAAQAPLSTVSRLTAQLVAWGFLNETTTHRFVPGRRLAAMAAAVSEHLYSNDRLQQATRLLTGITGESTTAGRIVGNSMFIIARTESEQPLRAVNRIGEFIPPDNSALGKAIMSRLPRARQLALLRGADVADPEATLEKILPELEEARRRGYAVDEETYSVGLRCRAAAVIGPDGLAVAGLSISGPAARFTLDLAEGAVPALRQEASAIGEMR; encoded by the coding sequence ATGGCAGAGGACACCGAAGTCCCCGGACCGGCCCCCACCGAGAACACCAAATCACCCAGCTACATGGGGCGCATCCTCAACCTGTTGGAACAGTCCGTGGTCGCCGAAGGCGCGCCGCTGACACTCACCGAACTGGCGGCGGCGGCCCAAGCGCCGTTGTCCACTGTGTCCCGGCTGACGGCCCAACTCGTCGCCTGGGGCTTCCTCAACGAGACCACCACGCACCGCTTCGTGCCCGGCCGACGGCTCGCCGCCATGGCCGCCGCCGTCAGCGAACACCTCTACAGCAACGACCGCCTCCAGCAGGCCACCCGGCTGCTCACCGGAATCACCGGCGAGAGCACGACGGCCGGACGCATCGTCGGGAACAGCATGTTCATCATCGCCCGCACCGAGTCCGAGCAGCCGCTGCGCGCGGTGAACCGGATCGGCGAGTTCATCCCGCCCGACAACTCCGCGCTCGGCAAGGCCATCATGTCCCGCCTGCCGCGCGCCCGGCAGCTCGCGCTGCTGCGCGGCGCCGACGTGGCCGACCCCGAGGCCACGCTGGAGAAGATACTGCCGGAGCTGGAGGAGGCACGGCGGCGCGGCTACGCCGTGGACGAGGAGACCTACAGCGTGGGCCTGCGCTGCCGGGCCGCCGCCGTCATCGGCCCGGACGGTCTGGCGGTCGCCGGTCTTTCCATCAGCGGGCCGGCCGCCCGCTTCACCCTCGACCTCGCCGAAGGAGCCGTTCCCGCGCTGCGCCAGGAGGCGTCCGCGATCGGCGAGATGCGGTGA
- a CDS encoding DUF885 family protein, whose translation MAELFPRLRHVCDLDAAYLREYSGLHDEYDGTIVDLSPSGVASALAALGGPALDDAHDEAQLAATENAMRTRFGRIRQHRWDPWVHIEALDLSSYDRPYDDGAVREEARRRHLRLWPDAVDNAIEALDELSSSVAGMFLPAARGMAAEVREDDGEDGVRALAALARLTAHLEYAAREAAPAAGLGRADLTALLGCEDRVVADLEELAAMADSEYARMSDILDDAAARLDPAGADDPAARTRRLSARVRADHGDFPRILADTQAQVALAARFVRERDLVPIVDEACVIEPSPPARSWAAGRVSWTAPWETRGHSLFHVTGPSPHWSLDDHRAWLSRFNRPAMAVMAVHEIGPGHCSHALMMGQVDRPIRKTLWSELFFEGWAHYAEEMMWEEGYQDDSPLYQFGMAQEAMMRAVRVQAALGIHTGSLTLDDAVALFERKAFLAGPAARAEALRGVWEPTYIRYTWGKVLVRRLRDQAKTAWGSDFTLPRFHRELMALGSPPVGLVASAMGVGPAPVPQSGQGRGSV comes from the coding sequence ATGGCTGAGCTGTTCCCACGGCTGCGCCACGTCTGCGACTTGGACGCCGCCTACCTGCGCGAGTACTCAGGACTGCACGACGAGTACGACGGCACGATCGTCGATCTGTCGCCGTCCGGGGTGGCCTCGGCGCTCGCCGCGCTCGGCGGTCCCGCGCTGGACGACGCGCACGACGAAGCACAGCTCGCGGCCACCGAGAACGCCATGCGGACCCGGTTCGGCCGTATCCGCCAGCACCGCTGGGACCCCTGGGTCCATATCGAGGCACTGGACCTGTCGTCGTACGACCGGCCCTACGACGACGGCGCGGTACGCGAGGAGGCCAGGCGCCGCCACCTGCGGCTCTGGCCGGACGCCGTGGACAATGCGATCGAGGCGCTGGACGAACTGTCGTCCTCCGTCGCCGGGATGTTCCTGCCCGCGGCGCGCGGGATGGCCGCCGAGGTCCGTGAGGACGACGGCGAGGACGGTGTCCGCGCACTGGCCGCGCTGGCGCGGCTGACCGCGCACCTCGAATACGCCGCACGCGAGGCCGCTCCGGCCGCCGGCCTCGGCAGGGCCGACCTCACGGCGCTCCTCGGCTGCGAGGACCGCGTTGTGGCGGACCTGGAAGAGCTGGCCGCCATGGCCGACAGCGAGTACGCGCGGATGAGCGACATCCTGGACGATGCCGCAGCCCGCCTCGACCCCGCGGGCGCCGACGATCCGGCCGCTCGGACCCGGCGGCTCAGCGCTCGGGTGCGGGCCGACCACGGCGACTTCCCGCGGATCCTCGCCGACACGCAGGCACAGGTCGCGCTGGCCGCTCGCTTCGTCCGCGAGCGCGATCTGGTGCCGATCGTGGACGAGGCGTGCGTCATCGAACCCAGCCCGCCCGCGCGGAGTTGGGCGGCGGGAAGGGTGAGCTGGACCGCGCCCTGGGAGACACGGGGCCACTCGCTCTTCCATGTGACCGGGCCGTCCCCGCACTGGTCGCTCGACGATCACCGCGCCTGGCTGTCCCGCTTCAACCGGCCCGCGATGGCCGTGATGGCCGTCCACGAGATCGGCCCCGGCCACTGCAGTCACGCTCTGATGATGGGGCAGGTCGACCGGCCGATCCGTAAGACGCTGTGGTCCGAGCTGTTCTTCGAGGGCTGGGCCCACTACGCCGAGGAGATGATGTGGGAGGAGGGCTACCAGGACGACAGCCCCCTCTACCAGTTCGGCATGGCGCAGGAAGCCATGATGCGGGCCGTCCGCGTACAGGCCGCGCTCGGTATCCATACTGGTTCCCTCACCCTCGATGACGCTGTCGCCCTCTTCGAACGCAAGGCGTTCCTGGCGGGTCCCGCCGCGCGGGCCGAGGCGCTGCGCGGCGTCTGGGAGCCGACGTACATCCGTTACACCTGGGGCAAGGTCCTCGTGCGGCGGCTGCGCGACCAGGCGAAGACCGCGTGGGGCAGCGACTTCACCCTGCCGCGCTTCCACCGCGAGCTGATGGCCCTGGGTTCCCCGCCGGTCGGCCTGGTGGCGTCGGCCATGGGCGTCGGCCCGGCACCGGTCCCGCAGTCGGGCCAGGGGAGGGGGTCGGTATGA
- a CDS encoding ABC transporter permease, whose product MADNPPGGIREAAPVSGAATATAERPAPEEPGPRRGHPKTFTGKGRDRRTALLLLAPSIVLLLAVFAFAMESLVEYSLQEYQPGGVNTPNTLATWAKVLTSSYYWSVIWQTVLVGLLVTGITAVVGYLTALALHHTKRTGWRNAGYAVVFSSLVFSGIASVYAWQLLLGQEGFLNSALGLFGIGPVHLLYERSAVVIALVHTLLPLMVLPISSTFRQIDGTLADAADDFGASRWRTFRSITLPLSAPGLIAGCQLTFALAISSFTAPSLLGGGRIATLSTSIYSLVGTTDYPGASVCALVLLVLALVSTGAFVLLQRRFAEADQGGVTISPSPPRGIRGLGVWMAVLYAFQLVPAAIVVISSLSSVSYGVWPPPGFSTRWYTSLYHQDGVMDAFVGSVWIGALVAVLAVLLGSAGAVALVRYRFRGSGIVQSALFSPVVVPKIAFGFAVFMLLARAGLPSGRWAVVLAHTVATVPFVIVLLSAALTRADRTLDYAAIDLGASPLRAFLGTTLPQIAPALLISGVFAFLVSFNEIDLSIFLLNSDQQTLPVWMYGYLNNYQDPTPAALSTIMTALSVLVVGLGALLLRVVQRGRRLEL is encoded by the coding sequence ATGGCGGACAACCCTCCAGGCGGCATACGAGAAGCCGCCCCGGTGAGCGGGGCGGCGACGGCCACGGCGGAGCGCCCCGCCCCCGAAGAGCCGGGACCCCGCCGAGGACACCCCAAAACCTTCACCGGCAAGGGCCGCGACCGGCGCACCGCACTGCTGCTGCTCGCCCCCAGTATCGTGCTGCTGCTCGCGGTGTTCGCCTTCGCCATGGAGTCACTCGTCGAGTACTCCCTGCAGGAGTACCAACCCGGTGGCGTCAACACCCCCAACACCTTGGCCACATGGGCCAAAGTCCTCACCAGCTCCTACTACTGGTCGGTGATCTGGCAGACCGTACTCGTCGGTCTGCTGGTCACCGGGATCACCGCGGTCGTCGGCTATCTCACCGCCCTGGCCCTGCACCACACCAAGCGGACCGGCTGGCGCAACGCCGGATACGCGGTGGTCTTCTCCTCGCTGGTCTTCTCCGGCATCGCCAGCGTCTACGCCTGGCAACTGCTGCTCGGCCAGGAGGGTTTCCTCAACTCCGCGCTCGGCCTGTTCGGCATCGGTCCTGTCCACCTGCTGTACGAGCGCAGCGCCGTCGTCATCGCGCTCGTGCACACGCTGCTGCCGCTGATGGTCCTGCCGATCAGCAGCACCTTCCGCCAGATCGACGGCACACTCGCCGACGCGGCCGACGACTTCGGAGCCTCCCGCTGGCGCACCTTCCGTTCCATCACCCTGCCGCTGAGCGCACCGGGGCTCATCGCCGGCTGCCAGCTCACCTTCGCCCTGGCCATCTCCAGCTTCACCGCCCCCAGCCTCCTCGGCGGTGGGCGGATCGCGACCCTGTCCACCAGCATCTACTCCCTGGTCGGCACCACGGACTATCCGGGCGCCTCCGTCTGCGCCCTGGTGCTACTGGTCCTGGCGCTGGTCTCCACCGGAGCGTTCGTACTCCTCCAGCGCCGGTTCGCCGAGGCCGACCAGGGCGGCGTCACGATCAGTCCGTCGCCGCCGAGGGGCATCCGCGGACTCGGGGTGTGGATGGCCGTGCTGTACGCCTTCCAGCTCGTGCCCGCCGCGATCGTCGTGATCAGCTCGCTGTCGTCGGTCTCCTACGGGGTATGGCCGCCGCCCGGCTTCTCCACCCGCTGGTACACCAGCCTCTACCACCAAGACGGCGTCATGGACGCCTTCGTCGGCAGCGTGTGGATCGGTGCCCTGGTCGCCGTGCTCGCCGTACTGCTCGGTTCTGCCGGTGCGGTCGCCCTGGTGCGCTACCGCTTCCGGGGCAGCGGAATCGTCCAGTCGGCGCTGTTCTCACCCGTCGTGGTGCCCAAGATCGCCTTCGGCTTCGCCGTGTTCATGCTGCTCGCCCGGGCGGGCCTGCCCTCCGGTCGCTGGGCCGTGGTCCTCGCGCACACCGTGGCGACCGTGCCGTTCGTGATCGTGCTGCTGTCCGCAGCCCTGACGCGGGCCGACCGCACCCTCGACTACGCGGCGATCGACCTCGGCGCCTCGCCGCTGCGCGCCTTCTTGGGCACGACGCTGCCGCAGATCGCGCCCGCCCTGCTGATCAGCGGAGTCTTCGCCTTCCTCGTCAGCTTCAACGAGATCGACCTGTCGATCTTCCTGCTCAACTCCGACCAGCAGACCCTGCCGGTGTGGATGTACGGCTACCTCAACAACTACCAGGACCCGACGCCCGCCGCCCTGTCCACGATCATGACCGCGCTCTCGGTGCTCGTCGTCGGACTCGGTGCGCTGCTCCTGCGCGTCGTCCAGCGCGGACGCCGACTGGAACTGTGA
- a CDS encoding lysylphosphatidylglycerol synthase transmembrane domain-containing protein, translating into MTLPSVLRRVPLRQLVCLVPLVLVAAWVAGNWPVILSGIEELRGADRNWLLAAVVVTGACWIPVCLLRQGTVMESLPAGRLLASQVAAGSANHLLPAGLGAHMVTLRFLQGCGIPTARAFAALALYSLAQPIGRYTLLLTLMALYPGSIPLGGLLPAEYGLPALLLLVGALTLAALVLWSVRPLRGFVHDFLRTALTDARALHTRPARVIALWTGALAFPALQAAVMVTVARALQMPVPTVDIMIAYLAASIVAGIVPTPGGVGSVEAALLIALVGAGSPVSVATAAVLGFRIVTVWLPLLPGALVLAVLVRRKVL; encoded by the coding sequence ATGACCCTGCCCTCCGTACTGCGGCGCGTGCCGCTGCGGCAGTTGGTCTGTCTCGTTCCGCTCGTCCTCGTGGCCGCCTGGGTGGCCGGGAACTGGCCGGTGATCCTCTCGGGCATCGAGGAGCTGCGCGGCGCGGACCGGAACTGGCTGCTGGCCGCGGTCGTTGTGACCGGGGCGTGCTGGATACCCGTCTGTCTGCTGAGGCAGGGCACCGTCATGGAATCGCTGCCCGCCGGGCGGCTCCTGGCCTCCCAGGTCGCGGCCGGGTCCGCGAACCATCTGCTCCCCGCCGGGCTCGGCGCGCACATGGTGACGCTGCGTTTCCTCCAGGGCTGCGGGATACCCACCGCGCGGGCCTTCGCCGCGCTCGCCCTCTACTCGCTGGCCCAGCCGATCGGCCGCTACACCCTGCTGCTCACGCTCATGGCCCTCTACCCGGGGTCCATCCCGCTGGGCGGACTGCTGCCGGCGGAGTACGGGCTGCCGGCGCTGCTCCTCCTGGTCGGCGCGCTCACACTGGCGGCGCTGGTGCTCTGGTCGGTACGGCCGCTGCGCGGCTTCGTCCACGACTTCCTGCGGACCGCGCTGACCGACGCGCGCGCCCTGCACACCAGGCCCGCCCGGGTGATCGCCCTGTGGACCGGGGCACTGGCCTTCCCCGCGCTCCAGGCCGCCGTCATGGTCACGGTGGCCCGCGCGCTCCAGATGCCGGTGCCCACCGTCGACATCATGATCGCCTACCTGGCCGCCAGCATCGTCGCCGGGATCGTGCCGACCCCCGGCGGAGTCGGCTCCGTCGAGGCGGCGCTGCTCATCGCGCTCGTCGGCGCGGGCTCCCCGGTCTCCGTGGCGACCGCCGCCGTCCTCGGATTCCGCATCGTCACGGTGTGGCTGCCGCTGCTCCCCGGCGCTCTGGTGCTGGCCGTGCTGGTCCGCCGGAAGGTTCTCTGA
- a CDS encoding ABC transporter ATP-binding protein, protein MKAVNPDDPSALDARLTNVSKTYPGGETAVTSMNLGVRRGEFFSLLGPSGCGKSTTLRILAGLEQPTEGTVAIAGKDMTGVPPNKRPTNLIFQKLALFPHLTVAENIAFGPKIRRQSRAEIRTTVTDMLDLVDLAGYATRKPAQLSGGQQQRVAIARALANKPAVLLLDEPLGALDLRLRVQMQRALKQIQQESGTTFVFVTHDQTEAFTISDRIALMNGGRVEQVGRPDELYDRPATEFVATFLGDTNIIRGAVDDRVLRADGFTCRTPGPGTALSVRPEAIAMRPRLTTGFDNLFTARVTDLTFQGASIRFQVAVADSGPELVVQLPAKDARGIAAGDEVEIGWPSDAAVMLGAGN, encoded by the coding sequence GTGAAAGCTGTGAACCCGGACGATCCGTCGGCTCTCGACGCCCGATTGACCAATGTCAGCAAGACCTATCCCGGCGGCGAGACCGCGGTGACCAGCATGAACCTCGGCGTCAGGCGCGGTGAGTTCTTCTCGCTCCTGGGGCCGTCGGGATGCGGGAAGTCCACGACACTGCGCATACTCGCCGGTCTCGAACAGCCCACAGAAGGCACCGTCGCCATCGCGGGCAAGGACATGACCGGAGTGCCGCCCAACAAGCGGCCGACCAACCTGATCTTCCAGAAACTGGCACTCTTCCCGCACCTCACCGTGGCCGAAAACATCGCCTTCGGCCCGAAGATCCGCCGCCAGTCACGCGCGGAGATCCGGACGACCGTCACCGACATGCTCGACCTGGTCGACCTCGCGGGTTACGCCACCCGCAAGCCCGCGCAGTTGTCCGGCGGCCAGCAGCAGCGGGTGGCGATCGCCCGCGCCCTGGCCAACAAGCCCGCCGTACTGCTGCTCGACGAACCCCTGGGCGCGCTGGACCTGCGGCTGCGGGTACAGATGCAGCGCGCTCTGAAGCAGATCCAGCAGGAGTCCGGGACCACCTTCGTCTTCGTCACCCACGACCAGACCGAGGCGTTCACCATCTCCGACCGGATCGCCCTGATGAACGGGGGCCGCGTCGAACAGGTCGGCCGGCCCGACGAACTCTACGACCGCCCCGCCACCGAATTCGTCGCCACGTTCCTCGGCGACACCAACATCATCCGCGGCGCCGTCGATGACCGGGTGCTGCGCGCGGACGGCTTCACCTGCCGCACCCCGGGCCCCGGCACGGCGCTGTCGGTCAGGCCGGAGGCCATCGCCATGCGGCCCAGGCTGACCACCGGCTTCGACAATCTCTTCACCGCCCGCGTCACCGACCTCACCTTCCAGGGAGCGAGCATCCGCTTCCAGGTGGCCGTGGCGGACTCCGGGCCCGAACTGGTCGTACAACTCCCCGCCAAGGACGCACGGGGGATCGCCGCGGGGGACGAGGTCGAGATCGGCTGGCCGTCCGACGCCGCCGTCATGCTCGGCGCCGGCAACTAG